A window of Onychostoma macrolepis isolate SWU-2019 chromosome 01, ASM1243209v1, whole genome shotgun sequence contains these coding sequences:
- the dnaja1 gene encoding dnaJ homolog subfamily A member 1, protein MVKETVFYDMLGVKPNASPEELKKAYRKLALKYHPDKNPTEGERFKQISQAYEVLSDAKKREVYDRGGEKAIKEGGNGGPSFGSPMDIFDMFFGGGGRMHRERRGKNVVHQLTVSLEDLYNGATRKLAVQKNVICDKCEGRGGRKGVIEMCPLCHGVGVQVRLHHLAPGMVQQLSTVCAGCQGQGQRLGHRDRCKTCAGRKILRQKKILEVHIDKGMKDGQKIVFHGEGDQEPGLEAGDIIIVLDQRAHPVFTRQAEDLIMNMELQLVESLCGFKKPVNTLDNRTLHITSHPGELIRPGDKKCVLNEGMPMHRRPFEKGKLIILFSVVFPEENFLPLNKLKELERYLPEKQANIEPDSMDDDLYIYADLEDCDLAHERHHYIEEEDFYPSGGVQCQTS, encoded by the exons ATGGTGAAAGAGACTGTTTTTTATGATATGCTGGGTGTAAAGCCTAACGCCAGCCCTGAAGAGCTGAAGAAGGCTTATCGGAAACTGGCTTTGAAATATCACCCAGATAAAAATCCAACAGAGGGGGAAAGG TTCAAACAGATCTCCCAAGCATACGAGGTTTTGTCAGATGCCAAGAAGAGAGAAGTGTATGACAGAGGGGGTGAGAAGGCGATTAAGGAAGGAGGAAATGGAGGGCCAAGTTTTGGCTCCCCCATGGACATTTTTGACATGTTCTTTGGAGGAGGGGGTCGCATGCACAGGGAGAGGAGAG GAAAGAACGTGGTGCATCAGTTGACCGTATCTTTGGAGGACCTTTATAATGGAGCCACCAGGAAACTTGCTGTCCAGAAAAATGTAATCTGTGACAAGTGTGAAG GTCGTGGGGGTCGTAAAGGAGTGATAGAAATGTGTCCTTTGTGTCATGGGGTGGGTGTCCAGGTTAGACTACATCACTTAGCACCTGGCATGGTGCAGCAGCTATCAACCGTCTGTGCTGGCTGTCAGGGGCAAGGTCAGCGACTGGGTCACCGCGACCGCTGCAAAACATGCGCTGGTCGCAAGATACTACGGCAGAAGAAGATTCTTGAGGTGCACATTGATAAAG GTATGAAAGATGGACAGAAAATAGTGTTCCATGGGGAGGGTGACCAGGAGCCTGGCCTTGAAGCTGGAGACATCATCATTGTCTTAGATCAGAGAGCACACCCGGTTTTCACCAG ACAAGCAGAGGATCTCATCATGAACATGGAGCTACAGTTGGTAGAGTCATTATGTGGTTTTAAAAAACCTGTTAATACACTGGACAACAGAACTCTACACATCACATCCCATCCAG GGGAGTTGATCAGACCTGGAGATAAGAAATGTGTTCTGAACGAGGGAATGCCTATGCACCGTCGGCCATTTGAGAAAGGCAAACTCATCATCCTTTTCAGC GTTGTCTTCCCTGAAGAGAACTTCCTTCCATTAAACAAACTCAAGGAGTTAGAAAGGTACTTACCTGAAAAACAGGCAAATATTGAGCCTGACAGCATGGATGATGACCTCTATATATACGCTGACCTTGAAGACTGTGATCTGGCCCATGAACGCCACCATTATATAGAGGAGGAAGACTTTTACCCGTCTGGAGGTGTGCAGT